In one Scyliorhinus canicula chromosome 3, sScyCan1.1, whole genome shotgun sequence genomic region, the following are encoded:
- the dazap2 gene encoding DAZ-associated protein 2 gives MSKKGAYSQQQGYPVQPPTMAPPTYLPTVQVPPAPPYTEAPPSYSEPSQLQQQPRYVQAPLNMGAGYSGAFYVPVTTQMQGGPTGAAMPMWYYAVPPVFSPSSTVI, from the coding sequence ATGAGTAAGAAAGGAGCATATTCTCAGCAGCAAGGTTACCCTGTGCAGCCACCAACTATGGCTCCACCAACCTATTTGCCCACTGTCCAGGTTCCTCCAGCACCACCTTACACAGAGGCTCCTCCGTCTTATTCTGAGCCATCCCAACTTCAGCAACAGCCAAGATATGTCCAGGCTCCACTTAACATGGGTGCTGGCTATTCAGGTGCTTTCTATGTGCCAGTCACAACCCAAATGCAAGGGGGTCCAACTGGGGCAGCCATGCCCATGTGGTACTATGCAGTGCCACCTGTCTTCTCTCCATCTTCAACTGTGATTTAG